One window of Hymenobacter sp. BRD128 genomic DNA carries:
- the pheT gene encoding phenylalanine--tRNA ligase subunit beta, with the protein MTISFDWLKTLFPTTLPADQVAALLTGSGLEVESLEELESIPGGLRGVVLGTVRTCERHPDADKLSLTTVSVGDETPRQIVCGAPNVAAGQRVVVALEGATLHPSQGEPFKIKKSKIRGAASEGMICAEDEIGLGTSHAGILVLDTDLPDGTPAAEYFGLSSDTIIEIGLTPNRADAASHYGVARELRALLGQPAHLPDVSAFAAPASGENIGVTIEDDQACPRYAGLLLDNVQMGPSPEWLQRRLRSIGLSPINNVVDVTNFVLHELGQPLHAFDADQITGAAIRVKRAAAGEKFVTLDGTERTLLADDLVIADAHGAPMALAGVFGGKTSGVRDATTRVFLESAYFAPAVVRRTSQAHGLKTDASFRYERGTDPYMVPTALRRAALLLQEVAGARIAAPVVDEFPHLIPNNQVRLRLDRVARLIGQEVGEARIREILTGLGIQIEHVAGNEWLLAVPPYKVDVTREADVIEEILRIYGFNNVALRPHNAASFLSPFPNPDPEVVRQKVASLLSGQGFSEIITNSLTNSQYFEKADVPVESLVRILNYNSQDLNVMRPALLHSGLEVVRHNLNRRQRDLKLYEFGRTYQRTAAGKYQEKTVLGLWLTGAATAETWQHPSQKAAFHDAAGAVQQVLAALGHAQPAPQPTQHPYLAGGLALLVQNQPVGNVGAVAPQVLKRLDVSQPVWYAELDWDWLLKKYKASLVARELPKFPEVRRDLSLVVDKGVTFEQLRTIAQRTEKKLLQGLNVFDVYEGDRLEAGKKSYSVSFLLQDPSQTLTDQAIDQVMQRLIQQFEKQAGALIRK; encoded by the coding sequence ATGACTATCTCCTTCGACTGGCTCAAGACCCTCTTCCCCACCACGCTGCCCGCCGACCAGGTGGCCGCTCTGCTCACCGGCTCGGGCCTCGAAGTCGAGAGCCTGGAAGAGTTGGAAAGCATTCCGGGTGGCCTGCGCGGTGTGGTGCTGGGCACCGTGCGCACCTGCGAGCGCCACCCCGACGCCGACAAGCTCAGCCTTACCACCGTGAGCGTGGGCGACGAAACCCCGCGCCAGATTGTGTGCGGCGCCCCTAATGTGGCCGCCGGCCAGCGCGTGGTGGTGGCCCTGGAAGGCGCCACGCTGCACCCTAGCCAGGGCGAGCCATTCAAAATTAAGAAGTCGAAAATCCGCGGCGCGGCCTCCGAGGGCATGATTTGCGCCGAGGATGAAATCGGCCTGGGCACTTCGCACGCCGGCATTCTGGTGCTCGATACCGACCTGCCCGACGGCACGCCCGCCGCCGAATACTTCGGGCTGAGCTCGGATACGATTATCGAAATCGGCCTCACGCCCAACCGCGCCGACGCGGCCTCGCACTACGGGGTGGCCCGCGAGCTGCGCGCCCTGCTGGGCCAGCCCGCGCACCTGCCCGACGTGAGTGCCTTCGCCGCGCCCGCCAGCGGCGAGAATATCGGAGTCACAATTGAGGACGACCAGGCCTGCCCGCGCTACGCCGGGTTGCTGCTTGATAACGTGCAGATGGGCCCGTCGCCCGAGTGGCTCCAGCGCCGCCTGCGCAGCATCGGCCTCTCGCCGATAAATAACGTGGTGGACGTCACCAACTTCGTGCTGCACGAGCTGGGCCAGCCCCTGCACGCCTTCGATGCCGACCAGATTACGGGCGCCGCCATCCGGGTGAAGCGCGCCGCCGCGGGCGAGAAATTCGTGACCCTCGACGGCACGGAGCGCACCCTGCTGGCCGACGACCTCGTGATTGCCGACGCCCACGGCGCGCCAATGGCCCTAGCCGGCGTATTCGGTGGCAAAACCTCGGGCGTGCGCGACGCGACTACCCGCGTATTCCTCGAAAGCGCCTACTTCGCGCCGGCCGTGGTGCGCCGCACCAGCCAGGCCCACGGCCTCAAAACCGATGCCTCGTTTCGCTACGAGCGCGGCACCGACCCCTACATGGTGCCCACGGCGCTGCGCCGCGCCGCGCTGCTGCTGCAAGAGGTGGCCGGCGCCCGCATCGCCGCGCCGGTCGTGGATGAGTTTCCGCACCTCATCCCTAACAACCAAGTGCGCCTGCGCCTCGACCGCGTGGCTAGGCTCATTGGCCAGGAGGTAGGGGAGGCGCGCATCCGCGAAATCCTGACGGGTCTGGGTATCCAGATTGAGCACGTGGCGGGCAACGAGTGGCTGCTGGCCGTGCCGCCCTATAAAGTAGACGTGACCCGCGAGGCCGACGTGATTGAGGAGATTCTGCGCATCTACGGCTTCAACAACGTGGCGCTGCGGCCCCACAACGCGGCCTCCTTCCTGTCGCCCTTCCCCAACCCCGACCCCGAGGTAGTGCGCCAGAAGGTGGCTAGCCTGCTCAGCGGCCAGGGCTTTTCGGAAATCATCACCAACTCGCTCACCAACTCGCAGTACTTCGAGAAAGCCGACGTGCCGGTTGAAAGCCTGGTCCGCATTCTTAATTACAACAGCCAGGACCTGAACGTAATGCGTCCCGCGCTGCTGCATTCGGGCCTGGAGGTGGTGCGCCACAACCTCAACCGCCGCCAGCGCGACCTCAAGCTCTACGAGTTTGGCCGCACCTACCAGCGCACCGCCGCCGGCAAGTACCAGGAAAAGACGGTACTCGGCCTCTGGCTGACGGGCGCGGCCACGGCCGAAACCTGGCAGCACCCTAGCCAGAAAGCCGCCTTCCACGATGCGGCCGGGGCGGTGCAGCAGGTGCTGGCCGCGCTGGGCCACGCCCAGCCCGCGCCGCAGCCTACGCAGCACCCCTACCTGGCCGGCGGGCTAGCCCTGCTGGTGCAAAACCAGCCAGTGGGCAACGTGGGCGCCGTGGCGCCGCAGGTGCTCAAGCGCCTCGACGTGAGCCAGCCGGTGTGGTATGCCGAGCTGGACTGGGACTGGCTGCTCAAAAAGTACAAGGCCAGCCTCGTGGCCCGCGAGCTGCCCAAGTTTCCCGAGGTGCGCCGCGACCTGTCATTAGTCGTTGATAAGGGGGTGACTTTCGAGCAGTTGCGCACCATTGCGCAGCGAACCGAGAAAAAATTGCTGCAAGGCCTCAACGTGTTCGACGTGTACGAGGGCGACCGCCTCGAAGCGGGCAAGAAGTCGTACTCGGTCAGCTTCCTGCTGCAAGACCCTAGCCAGACGCTCACCGACCAGGCCATCGACCAGGTGATGCAGCGGCTCATTCAGCAGTTCGAAAAGCAGGCCGGCGCTTTAATTCGGAAATAA
- a CDS encoding DUF1684 domain-containing protein codes for MRKILLLAGLLAVVGLLIYNFSGSQPIASPLAKTDSAYAAQVQQARAQKNAAFRTAATSPIPVAQRAAFGGLRYYKPNAAYRVVARLTRAAGLAPLPLALTGGAADAYVRWGTAEFELDGQPQKLILLQKQGETRELFLPFTDPTNGRQTYGGGRYLDLPVPAPEASAITLDFNAAYSPFCAYNHDYSCPKPPADNRLTVPVLAGEQLTPE; via the coding sequence ATGCGTAAAATTCTTCTGCTTGCTGGCCTGCTGGCCGTGGTGGGCCTGCTTATCTACAATTTTTCGGGAAGCCAACCCATCGCTAGCCCTCTAGCCAAAACCGATAGTGCCTACGCCGCCCAGGTGCAGCAGGCCCGCGCGCAGAAAAACGCGGCGTTTCGCACGGCCGCAACCTCGCCTATTCCGGTGGCGCAGCGGGCGGCCTTTGGCGGCCTGCGCTACTATAAGCCCAATGCAGCCTACCGCGTGGTGGCGCGCCTCACTCGGGCTGCCGGCTTGGCCCCGCTGCCGCTAGCCCTCACCGGCGGCGCGGCCGATGCCTATGTGCGCTGGGGCACGGCCGAGTTTGAGCTGGATGGCCAGCCCCAGAAGCTGATTCTCTTGCAAAAGCAGGGCGAAACCAGGGAGCTATTTCTGCCCTTTACCGACCCCACCAATGGCCGGCAGACCTACGGTGGCGGCCGCTACCTCGACCTGCCGGTGCCCGCACCCGAAGCAAGTGCAATTACCCTTGATTTCAACGCCGCCTATAGCCCGTTTTGCGCTTATAACCACGACTATAGCTGCCCTAAGCCTCCCGCCGACAATCGCCTCACGGTGCCGGTACTGGCCGGCGAGCAGCTAACTCCAGAGTAA
- the radC gene encoding DNA repair protein RadC yields MLPDQPLSAQDFDDDQLPTAPYTTPASFGIKSWAEEDRPREKMMQKGRAALSDAELLAILLGSGTTKLTAVDVGMLMLQAVDNDLNELARLSIKQLCRHPGVGPAKAIAVVAALELGRRRKEAGAGRRVAITCSRDIYQLVRPALQDLPHEEFWVILLNRANVVMRQEKISSGGVAGTVADPKMIFKQALENLASSLILVHNHPSGNRQPSGADISLTKKLKEAGNFLDLPILDHLIYTDSGYFSFADEGLL; encoded by the coding sequence ATGCTTCCCGACCAGCCGCTTTCAGCTCAAGATTTCGACGACGACCAGCTGCCCACCGCGCCGTATACCACGCCGGCCAGCTTCGGCATCAAGAGTTGGGCCGAGGAAGACCGCCCCCGCGAAAAAATGATGCAGAAGGGCCGCGCCGCCCTTTCCGACGCCGAATTGCTGGCCATATTACTTGGCTCGGGCACCACCAAACTTACGGCCGTCGATGTGGGCATGCTCATGCTGCAAGCCGTTGATAATGATTTGAATGAGTTGGCGCGCCTCAGTATCAAGCAGCTGTGCCGCCACCCCGGCGTGGGGCCGGCCAAGGCCATTGCGGTGGTGGCCGCCTTGGAGCTGGGCCGCCGCCGCAAGGAGGCCGGCGCGGGCCGGCGCGTGGCCATCACCTGCTCGCGCGACATCTACCAGCTGGTGCGACCGGCGCTGCAAGACCTGCCGCACGAGGAATTCTGGGTTATTCTGCTCAACCGCGCCAACGTGGTGATGCGCCAGGAAAAAATCAGCAGCGGCGGCGTGGCCGGCACCGTGGCCGACCCCAAAATGATTTTCAAGCAGGCGCTCGAAAACCTGGCCAGCAGCCTCATCCTGGTGCACAACCACCCGAGCGGCAACCGCCAGCCCAGCGGAGCCGATATCAGCCTGACCAAAAAGCTGAAAGAAGCCGGCAATTTTCTCGACCTGCCCATCCTCGACCACCTCATCTATACCGATAGCGGCTACTTCAGCTTTGCCGATGAGGGCTTGCTATAA